A single region of the Plantactinospora soyae genome encodes:
- a CDS encoding DUF4232 domain-containing protein, translated as MNPRSILAVASATPSGRIRSSHIRSGSIGSGRTIRRFGPLLCGIALLAACTGPAPVPPPPTPSPSSTAADCPESGVAITVGEVDSAMGLRALGIQLTNCGARDYTANGFPVVRVLDGNRRPLDITVGNGSSPVSAPDSYDAPPQPVTLRPGGQATARVLWRNTVTESTVPATEGEYLEIAPAVGEPTQIVAPRGGIDLGTTGRLAVNAWAIRP; from the coding sequence GTGAATCCAAGATCCATCCTGGCCGTGGCGAGCGCCACGCCGAGCGGCCGCATCCGATCCAGCCACATCCGGTCCGGCAGCATCGGGTCCGGCCGCACGATCCGCCGGTTCGGCCCGCTGCTCTGCGGGATCGCCCTGCTCGCCGCCTGCACCGGTCCCGCACCGGTGCCGCCCCCGCCCACGCCGTCGCCGAGCAGCACCGCCGCCGACTGTCCGGAGTCGGGGGTCGCGATCACCGTGGGCGAGGTGGACAGCGCCATGGGCCTGCGGGCGCTGGGCATCCAGCTCACCAACTGCGGCGCCCGGGACTACACCGCGAACGGCTTTCCTGTGGTCCGGGTGTTGGACGGGAACCGACGGCCGCTCGACATCACGGTCGGCAACGGCTCGTCCCCGGTCAGCGCGCCGGACAGCTACGACGCTCCGCCCCAGCCGGTGACGCTGCGCCCGGGCGGCCAGGCGACGGCGCGGGTCCTGTGGCGCAACACGGTGACGGAGTCGACGGTGCCCGCCACCGAGGGCGAGTACCTGGAGATCGCCCCGGCCGTGGGGGAACCGACGCAGATCGTCGCGCCCCGGGGCGGAATCGACCTCGGCACCACCGGCCGGCTGGCCGTGAACGCCTGGGCGATCCGCCCCTGA
- a CDS encoding 3-methyladenine DNA glycosylase, with protein sequence MTSLPATIWRDLARAHEERADSLTSGHRARKASGERHAIDDFLYDYYGTRPAQLRRWHPGVGVALEPDPAGAAPHQQWRWYAADADGVVRLDVPAYLLDRSESVHHIHRLLTAIASRPAFTGCLGLHEWAMVYRQPQHRHPLPLRLGQEGTDAVVESSQIRCTHFDAFRFFTPEAVGLNRLQPTRATQVDLDQPGCLHASMDCHKWAIKLGPAVPGDLALDCFDLARDIRLLDMQASPYDLSSYGEPAVAIETPEGRAEYVARQRGFSQRAGRLRARLIAVCAALLDISTRSAPSPPAVPSDVVESSIG encoded by the coding sequence GTGACCAGCCTGCCCGCGACGATCTGGCGTGACCTTGCCCGGGCCCACGAGGAGCGCGCCGACTCGCTCACCTCGGGACACCGTGCCCGTAAGGCATCGGGCGAACGCCACGCGATCGACGACTTCCTCTACGACTACTACGGCACCAGGCCGGCGCAGTTGCGACGTTGGCACCCCGGCGTGGGCGTCGCCCTGGAACCCGATCCGGCCGGCGCCGCGCCGCACCAGCAGTGGCGTTGGTACGCCGCCGACGCCGACGGGGTCGTCCGGCTCGACGTGCCGGCCTATCTGTTGGACAGATCCGAGTCGGTGCACCACATCCACCGGCTGTTGACCGCGATCGCCTCCCGGCCGGCCTTCACCGGCTGCCTCGGGTTGCACGAGTGGGCGATGGTGTACCGGCAGCCCCAGCACCGGCACCCCCTTCCGCTGCGCCTCGGGCAGGAGGGCACCGACGCCGTCGTCGAGTCGTCCCAGATCCGCTGTACGCACTTTGACGCGTTCCGGTTCTTCACCCCGGAGGCGGTCGGGCTCAACCGTCTTCAACCCACCCGGGCGACCCAGGTGGATCTCGACCAGCCGGGCTGCCTGCACGCGTCGATGGACTGCCACAAGTGGGCGATCAAGCTCGGTCCGGCGGTCCCCGGAGACCTGGCGCTCGACTGCTTCGACCTCGCCCGCGACATCCGACTGCTCGACATGCAGGCCTCCCCGTACGACCTCTCCTCGTACGGGGAGCCGGCGGTGGCCATCGAGACCCCGGAGGGCAGGGCCGAGTACGTCGCCCGGCAACGCGGGTTCTCGCAGCGCGCCGGTCGACTGCGCGCCCGGCTGATCGCTGTCTGCGCGGCCCTGCTCGATATCTCCACGAGATCTGCACCGTCCCCGCCGGCCGTCCCGTCGGATGTCGTGGAATCGTCGATCGGGTGA
- a CDS encoding fumarylacetoacetate hydrolase family protein: MRIARFAHAKGMSFGVVEGDPEAGPEGLTVAEIEGHPFGEIRFTTARWALADVRLLSPILPSKVVCVGRNYVEHAAELGNDVPTEPLLFLKPSTSVIGPRDAIRLPTQSKQIEHEAELAVVIGPPGVRRADRATAAQAIFGYTCANDVTARDLQRSDGQWTRAKGFDSFCPIGPWISTGIDVSDVEVRCEVGRGAEEMEVRQLGRTRDMVFDVPTLVSYISHVMTLLPGDVVLTGTPAGVSPIVDGDIVTVRVGGIGDLSNPVVALD, translated from the coding sequence GTGCGTATCGCTCGTTTCGCTCATGCAAAGGGAATGTCGTTCGGCGTGGTCGAGGGTGATCCCGAGGCCGGCCCAGAGGGTCTGACGGTGGCCGAGATCGAGGGCCATCCGTTCGGCGAGATCCGCTTCACCACGGCCCGATGGGCGCTCGCGGACGTCCGCCTGCTCTCGCCGATCCTGCCGAGCAAGGTGGTGTGTGTCGGGCGTAACTACGTCGAGCACGCGGCTGAACTCGGCAACGACGTGCCCACCGAGCCGCTGCTCTTCCTCAAGCCGTCCACCTCGGTGATCGGGCCTCGGGACGCGATCCGGCTGCCGACCCAGTCGAAGCAGATCGAGCACGAGGCCGAGCTGGCCGTGGTGATCGGGCCGCCGGGCGTACGCCGGGCCGACCGCGCCACCGCCGCGCAGGCGATCTTCGGCTACACCTGCGCCAACGACGTGACCGCCCGCGATCTCCAGCGGTCGGACGGTCAGTGGACCCGGGCCAAGGGCTTCGACTCGTTCTGTCCGATCGGCCCGTGGATCTCGACCGGAATCGACGTCAGCGACGTCGAGGTCCGCTGCGAGGTGGGTCGGGGTGCCGAGGAGATGGAGGTACGTCAGCTCGGCCGGACCAGGGACATGGTGTTCGACGTGCCGACCCTGGTGTCCTACATCTCACACGTGATGACGCTGCTCCCCGGTGACGTGGTGCTGACCGGCACTCCGGCGGGGGTTAGTCCGATCGTCGACGGGGATATCGTCACGGTGCGCGTCGGCGGGATCGGCGATCTGTCGAATCCGGTGGTGGCCCTGGACTAG
- a CDS encoding IclR family transcriptional regulator has protein sequence MSGVGVLDKAVVILAACVDGASLAELVDRTKLPRATAHRLAQALEIHRMLVRDTQGRWRPGPRLGELANAAPDVLLTAAEPLLSALRDATGESAQLYLRRADERICVAAAERASGLRDTVPVGSVLPMTAGSAAQILLAWEPPEAVMPLLPRCKFTGRTLAEVRRRGWAQSVAEREPGVASVSAPIRDRTGRVIAAISISGPIERLGRRPGDRHAMAVVRAGQRLSGL, from the coding sequence ATGAGCGGTGTCGGCGTTCTCGACAAGGCGGTGGTCATCCTCGCGGCCTGCGTCGATGGCGCCAGCCTGGCCGAACTCGTCGATCGCACCAAGCTGCCCCGGGCCACCGCGCACCGCCTGGCGCAGGCCCTGGAGATCCATCGGATGCTGGTCCGGGACACCCAGGGGCGCTGGCGCCCGGGACCCCGGCTCGGCGAGCTGGCCAACGCCGCTCCCGACGTCCTGCTGACGGCGGCCGAGCCACTGCTGTCGGCACTCCGGGACGCGACCGGTGAGAGCGCACAACTCTATCTGCGCCGGGCCGACGAGCGCATCTGTGTGGCCGCCGCCGAACGCGCCAGCGGACTGCGCGACACCGTTCCGGTCGGTTCGGTCCTGCCGATGACCGCCGGCTCGGCAGCCCAGATCCTGCTCGCCTGGGAACCACCGGAGGCGGTCATGCCGCTGCTCCCCCGATGCAAGTTCACCGGCCGCACTCTGGCCGAGGTACGCCGTCGCGGCTGGGCCCAGAGCGTCGCGGAACGCGAGCCCGGAGTGGCCAGCGTCTCGGCCCCGATCCGCGACCGCACCGGCCGGGTGATCGCCGCGATCAGCATCTCCGGCCCGATCGAGCGACTCGGCCGCCGCCCCGGCGACCGGCACGCGATGGCCGTGGTCCGGGCCGGCCAACGCCTCAGCGGCCTGTAG
- the leuC gene encoding 3-isopropylmalate dehydratase large subunit, which translates to MVGVTPEPSSPRTLAEKVWDAHVVRSADGEPDLLYIDLHLLHEVTSPQAFDGLRLAGRPVRRPDLTLATEDHNTPTGYDDPAFRSRRGDLLTIADPTSRTQIETLRRNCAEFGLRLHPLGDENQGIVHVIGPQLGLTQPGLTIVCGDSHTATHGAFGALAFGIGTSEVEHVLATQTLPQGRPKTMAVTVTGELAPGVTAKDLVLALIAQVGTGGGRGHIVEYRGEAISRLSMEGRMTIANMSIEWGAKAGMIAPDETTFAYLKGRPNAPQGADWDAALEYWRTLPTDPGATFDSEVVLDASRISPFVTWGTNPGQGTALSAAVPDPEEFVTDAEQTAARRALEYMDLKPGTRMRDVPVDVVFVGSCTNGRLEDLRAAAEVLRGHKVADGVRMLVVPGSAAVREAAEHEGLDQVFTAAGAEWRFAGCSMCLGMNPDTLKPGQRSASTSNRNFEGRQGRGGRTHLVSPPVAAATAVVGRLAAPADL; encoded by the coding sequence ATGGTGGGAGTCACTCCAGAGCCGTCCTCGCCCAGGACCTTGGCCGAGAAGGTCTGGGATGCTCACGTGGTGCGATCCGCTGACGGTGAGCCGGATCTGCTCTATATCGACCTGCACCTGTTGCATGAGGTGACCAGTCCGCAGGCGTTCGACGGGCTGAGATTGGCCGGTCGACCGGTCCGTCGCCCGGATCTCACGCTCGCGACCGAGGACCACAACACCCCGACCGGGTACGACGATCCGGCGTTCCGGTCCCGGCGAGGTGACCTGCTCACCATCGCCGACCCGACCTCCCGGACCCAGATCGAGACGCTGCGCCGCAACTGCGCGGAGTTCGGTCTCCGGCTGCACCCGCTCGGCGACGAGAACCAGGGCATCGTGCACGTGATCGGGCCACAACTCGGACTGACCCAGCCCGGCCTGACCATCGTCTGCGGTGACTCACACACCGCCACCCACGGCGCGTTCGGCGCCCTAGCGTTCGGGATCGGGACCAGTGAGGTCGAACACGTCCTCGCGACCCAGACCCTGCCGCAGGGCCGCCCGAAGACGATGGCGGTCACGGTGACCGGCGAACTGGCCCCCGGAGTCACCGCCAAGGACCTGGTCCTGGCGCTGATCGCCCAGGTGGGCACCGGCGGCGGTCGCGGCCACATCGTGGAGTACCGGGGCGAGGCGATCAGCCGGCTCTCCATGGAGGGCCGGATGACCATCGCCAACATGTCCATCGAGTGGGGCGCCAAGGCCGGCATGATCGCGCCGGACGAGACCACCTTCGCGTACCTCAAGGGCCGTCCGAACGCCCCGCAGGGCGCGGACTGGGACGCGGCGCTGGAGTACTGGCGGACGCTGCCCACCGACCCGGGCGCGACGTTCGACAGCGAGGTGGTGCTCGACGCCAGCCGGATCAGCCCGTTCGTCACCTGGGGCACCAACCCCGGACAGGGCACCGCGCTGAGTGCGGCCGTACCGGATCCCGAGGAGTTCGTCACCGACGCCGAGCAGACGGCCGCGCGGCGGGCCCTGGAGTACATGGACCTCAAGCCCGGCACCCGGATGCGAGACGTGCCGGTGGACGTGGTCTTCGTCGGCTCGTGCACCAACGGACGGCTGGAGGACCTGCGGGCCGCCGCCGAGGTCCTGCGCGGGCACAAGGTGGCCGACGGGGTACGGATGCTGGTCGTGCCGGGTTCCGCCGCCGTCCGCGAGGCGGCCGAGCACGAGGGCCTGGACCAGGTCTTCACCGCTGCGGGTGCGGAGTGGCGGTTCGCCGGCTGCTCGATGTGCCTCGGCATGAACCCGGACACCCTCAAGCCGGGCCAGCGCTCGGCCTCGACCTCCAACCGCAACTTCGAGGGCCGGCAGGGCCGGGGTGGCCGTACCCATCTGGTCTCGCCCCCGGTCGCCGCGGCCACCGCCGTCGTCGGCCGACTGGCCGCTCCCGCCGACCTCTGA
- the leuD gene encoding 3-isopropylmalate dehydratase small subunit has protein sequence MDKFTVHTGTAVPLRRSNVDTDQIIPAVYLKRVTRTGFADGLFSAWREDPAFVLNDSSYSGASILVAGPEFGTGSSREHAVWALRDWGFRAVIAPRFGDIFRGNSLKEGLLPVELELKAVEALWELVESDPTVRIDVDLTAREVRAGDDTWSFPLDDFSRWRLMEGLDDIGLTLRHEADITAYEGRRSPFRPVVA, from the coding sequence ATGGACAAGTTCACCGTGCACACCGGTACGGCGGTTCCGCTGCGCCGGTCCAACGTGGATACCGATCAGATCATCCCCGCCGTGTACCTCAAGCGGGTGACCCGGACGGGCTTCGCCGACGGTCTCTTCAGCGCCTGGCGGGAGGATCCGGCATTCGTTCTCAACGATTCCTCATATTCCGGCGCGTCGATTCTGGTGGCGGGCCCGGAGTTCGGCACGGGGTCGTCCCGCGAGCACGCGGTCTGGGCTCTCCGTGACTGGGGGTTCCGGGCCGTGATCGCTCCCCGCTTCGGTGACATCTTCCGGGGGAACTCGCTCAAGGAAGGTCTCCTGCCGGTCGAGCTGGAATTGAAGGCCGTCGAGGCATTGTGGGAGTTGGTGGAGTCCGACCCGACCGTGCGGATCGATGTTGATCTGACCGCCCGGGAGGTCCGGGCCGGTGACGACACCTGGTCCTTCCCCCTCGACGACTTCAGCCGTTGGCGGCTCATGGAGGGCTTGGACGACATTGGACTGACCCTCCGGCATGAGGCGGACATCACCGCGTACGAGGGGCGCCGCTCACCCTTCCGGCCCGTGGTGGCATAG
- a CDS encoding HU family DNA-binding protein: MNKAELIEALAARLGDRKAATSALDAVLAEVQAAVTKGDRVAITGFGVFEKRVRGARTARNPRTGESVKVKKTSVPAFRPGAGFKEMVASGKAPKNTVAAKKTATATTAKSTVAKKTTTKKAAPAKATATKAAASKKTAPAKKATTVKKASTAKKTTAAKKTTAAKSTSTRATAAKKTTAKKAPAKKAAKR; the protein is encoded by the coding sequence GTGAACAAGGCCGAGCTCATCGAGGCTCTTGCCGCGCGTCTGGGTGACCGGAAGGCGGCGACGTCGGCGCTCGACGCGGTCCTCGCGGAGGTCCAGGCGGCGGTCACCAAGGGGGATCGGGTGGCCATCACCGGGTTCGGGGTGTTCGAAAAGCGCGTGCGCGGTGCTCGAACAGCCCGCAACCCTCGCACCGGCGAGTCGGTGAAGGTGAAGAAGACATCGGTTCCGGCCTTCAGGCCGGGCGCCGGATTCAAGGAGATGGTGGCCAGCGGCAAGGCCCCGAAGAACACGGTCGCGGCGAAGAAGACCGCCACGGCCACGACGGCGAAGTCGACCGTCGCCAAGAAGACCACGACCAAGAAGGCGGCGCCGGCGAAGGCGACCGCCACCAAGGCCGCGGCGAGCAAGAAGACGGCTCCGGCGAAGAAGGCGACCACCGTCAAGAAGGCCAGTACGGCCAAGAAGACGACGGCGGCGAAGAAGACGACGGCAGCCAAGAGCACTTCCACCCGCGCAACGGCGGCGAAGAAGACCACCGCCAAGAAGGCTCCGGCCAAGAAGGCCGCGAAGCGCTGA
- a CDS encoding NUDIX domain-containing protein: MTPVRAAGGVVWRRSDDVVEVCVVHRPRYDDWSLPKGKLDPGEHPLTAAVREVAEEADVRGVPQVRLPPVHYLMRDGAPKVVEFWSMRAAGSGGFQPQTEVDDVRWLPLGDATGLLSYPHDVTVLGNFAALPPVTAMVGLVRHAPAGKRGTWSGPDTARPLDTAGREQAHALAELLALVRPVRLLSAAPRRCVQTLQPLAELLDRPVEVDSLFAEPAPGQDAVENALAAAGALLDLARTGTSAAVCSQGKVIPEALARLAAPTNPTGRAQDFQTAKGTGWLLAFAADRLVAASRLDGADRLTAAVS; encoded by the coding sequence ATGACTCCGGTACGGGCAGCGGGTGGCGTGGTCTGGCGGCGGTCCGACGACGTCGTGGAGGTGTGTGTCGTACACCGTCCCCGGTACGACGACTGGTCGCTGCCCAAGGGCAAGCTGGATCCGGGGGAACATCCGCTGACCGCGGCGGTACGCGAGGTCGCCGAGGAGGCCGACGTACGCGGAGTGCCGCAGGTACGGCTGCCGCCGGTGCACTACCTGATGCGCGACGGTGCGCCGAAGGTGGTCGAGTTCTGGTCGATGCGGGCCGCCGGCTCGGGTGGCTTCCAGCCGCAGACCGAGGTCGACGACGTGCGCTGGCTGCCACTGGGCGACGCCACCGGACTGCTCAGCTATCCGCACGACGTGACGGTGCTCGGGAACTTCGCCGCCCTGCCGCCGGTGACCGCGATGGTGGGACTGGTCCGGCACGCGCCGGCCGGCAAACGGGGCACCTGGTCCGGGCCGGACACCGCGCGTCCGCTGGACACCGCCGGCCGGGAGCAGGCCCACGCCCTGGCCGAACTCCTCGCGCTCGTCCGCCCGGTACGCCTGCTCTCGGCGGCGCCCCGGCGGTGCGTACAGACGCTCCAGCCGCTGGCCGAGTTGCTCGACCGGCCGGTCGAGGTCGATTCCCTCTTCGCCGAGCCGGCCCCGGGGCAGGACGCGGTGGAGAACGCGCTCGCCGCGGCCGGTGCGCTGCTCGACCTGGCCCGTACCGGCACCTCGGCGGCGGTGTGCAGTCAGGGCAAGGTGATTCCGGAGGCGTTGGCCCGGCTGGCCGCCCCGACGAATCCGACCGGGCGGGCGCAGGACTTCCAGACCGCGAAGGGCACCGGCTGGCTCCTCGCGTTCGCCGCCGACCGGTTGGTCGCCGCCAGCCGGCTGGACGGCGCGGACCGGCTCACCGCTGCGGTCTCCTGA
- a CDS encoding CYTH and CHAD domain-containing protein, translating to MLEEERKYEVGQEFLLPDLSDAVPAGGRLVELPPVTLTATYLDTADLRLARAGVSLRHRRGDALPWTVKLPADSPGVRHEISRKGRPKAPPADLVALVTAYSRGVELTPAAVVQTVRRAYELRDDAGRVLVELADDAVSVLDGKRIRTTFREIEVERKLGERELLDRVESILTAAGAQAGGFTPKHVRALGAAAEGEPELVAPGELPAEPSAGDVVVAAIRRSTGRLLGHDPLVRLRAPVGDDDTAVHQMRVGCRRLRSDLRTFGPLVRKSWTRPLRDELKWLAGVLGQARDAEVLRARLSRTAAADPVSPLDPAAVARIDQVLATRHEAALAAVDEALGSARYLALVEALVDAARTPQLTGRAGRPATEVLPRLVARPWHRLTDGDDEVDGAADLDPAAPDERWHAVRINGKRARYAVDAVAGVLGGEAAKLARALAKVQDLLGEHQDAAIAAQTWLSIAELERSDHVTAVTAGRLFERERASVHAARAAFPAAWDRAARKRRTAWLR from the coding sequence ATGCTGGAGGAGGAGCGCAAGTACGAGGTGGGCCAGGAGTTCCTCCTGCCCGATCTGTCCGATGCCGTACCGGCCGGTGGCCGGCTGGTCGAGCTGCCCCCGGTGACCCTCACCGCGACCTATCTCGACACCGCCGACCTGCGCCTGGCCCGGGCCGGTGTCTCGCTGCGGCACCGCCGGGGCGACGCCCTCCCCTGGACGGTCAAACTGCCCGCGGACAGTCCCGGGGTACGGCACGAGATCTCCCGCAAGGGCCGACCGAAGGCGCCGCCGGCCGACCTCGTCGCACTCGTCACGGCGTACTCCCGAGGAGTCGAGCTGACCCCGGCGGCGGTCGTACAGACCGTCCGCCGGGCGTACGAGCTGCGCGACGACGCAGGCCGGGTACTGGTGGAACTCGCCGACGACGCGGTGTCGGTGCTGGACGGCAAGCGGATCCGGACGACGTTCCGCGAGATCGAGGTGGAGCGCAAACTCGGCGAGCGGGAGCTGCTCGACCGGGTGGAGTCGATACTCACCGCCGCCGGTGCCCAGGCCGGGGGCTTCACCCCGAAGCACGTCCGGGCACTCGGCGCGGCGGCCGAGGGCGAGCCGGAACTGGTCGCCCCGGGCGAACTGCCCGCCGAGCCGAGCGCCGGAGACGTGGTCGTCGCCGCCATCCGCCGCAGCACGGGCCGGTTACTCGGACACGATCCGCTGGTCCGGCTCCGGGCACCGGTCGGCGACGACGACACCGCCGTACACCAGATGCGGGTCGGCTGTCGACGGCTCCGCAGCGACCTGCGGACGTTCGGGCCGCTGGTCCGCAAGTCCTGGACCCGGCCGCTGCGGGACGAGTTGAAGTGGCTCGCCGGGGTACTCGGGCAGGCCCGCGACGCCGAGGTGCTGCGGGCCCGGCTGTCGCGCACGGCGGCGGCCGACCCGGTCAGCCCGCTCGATCCGGCGGCGGTGGCCCGGATCGACCAGGTGCTCGCCACCCGGCACGAGGCGGCGCTGGCCGCCGTCGACGAGGCGCTCGGCTCGGCGCGTTACCTCGCCCTGGTCGAGGCGCTGGTGGACGCCGCCCGGACGCCGCAGTTGACCGGCCGGGCCGGACGACCCGCGACCGAGGTCCTGCCCCGGCTGGTGGCCCGGCCCTGGCACCGGTTGACCGACGGCGACGACGAGGTCGACGGTGCCGCCGACCTCGACCCGGCGGCACCGGACGAGCGCTGGCACGCGGTCCGGATCAACGGCAAGCGGGCCCGGTACGCCGTCGACGCCGTCGCCGGGGTACTCGGCGGCGAGGCGGCGAAGCTCGCCCGCGCTCTGGCGAAGGTGCAGGACCTGCTCGGCGAGCACCAGGACGCGGCGATCGCCGCGCAGACCTGGCTGTCGATCGCCGAACTGGAACGGAGCGACCACGTCACGGCGGTCACCGCCGGGCGGCTCTTCGAACGGGAGCGGGCCAGCGTGCACGCCGCCCGGGCCGCCTTCCCCGCCGCCTGGGACCGGGCGGCACGCAAACGCCGGACGGCCTGGCTGCGATGA
- a CDS encoding RNA degradosome polyphosphate kinase: MPASGIPARSGAAMPPADPGPPPPASAEPLPPDRFLNRELSWLDFNARVLALAEDPDTPLLERAKFLAIFANNLDEFYMVRVAGMQRRLSAGLPVRGGDQMPLRTQLQLVSETAADLVARHSRCFVDEVMPKLAAENIGLVHWDDLPAPERQRLRTYFREQIFPVLTPLAVDPAHPFPYISSRSLNLAVVVRDSDAGSELFARVKVPNNVPRFVRVERDAPGSRFLPLEDLIAVHLDQLFSGMQVVECHLFRITRNAEVEVDEDRDEDLLQALERELARRRFGPPVRLEVAASVSDHVLDLLVRELDMDSQDVLRVPALLDLSSLWQVYNECDRPDLKYPPFVPATHPRLVEGEVPRSVFATLRDGDVLLHHPYHSFSTSVQRFIEQAAADPNVLAIKQTLYRTSGDSPIVDALIDAAAAGKQVVVLVEIKARFDEVANIGWARVLERAGCHVVYGLVGLKTHCKTALVVRREGNQIRRYCHIGTGNYHPKTARLYEDFGMLTADPEVGADLTDLFNVLTGYSRQTSYRRLLVAPQGIRSGLIERIEREIGQVERGVPGLVQFKVNSLVDEAIVDALYRASRAGVHVDLLIRGMCTLRPGVPGLSENIRVRSILGRFLEHSRVFRFGSGGPDDGVEFWIGSADLMHRNLDRRVEALVQVADPVARAELDELLTISMGDQIDAFELAGDGSWTRRTGSPDRPMIHLQEALLRRFSGRAK, from the coding sequence ATGCCGGCCAGCGGCATACCCGCCCGCTCCGGCGCGGCGATGCCGCCGGCCGATCCCGGCCCGCCGCCACCGGCCTCGGCGGAACCTCTGCCGCCGGACCGGTTCCTGAACCGGGAGCTGTCCTGGCTGGATTTCAACGCCCGGGTGCTGGCCCTGGCCGAGGACCCGGACACCCCGCTGCTGGAGCGGGCCAAGTTCCTGGCCATCTTCGCCAACAACCTCGACGAGTTCTACATGGTCCGGGTCGCCGGCATGCAACGCCGGCTCTCGGCCGGACTGCCGGTCCGGGGCGGCGACCAGATGCCGCTGCGTACCCAGCTCCAACTGGTCTCGGAGACCGCCGCCGACCTGGTGGCGCGGCACTCCCGCTGCTTCGTCGACGAGGTGATGCCCAAGCTCGCCGCCGAGAACATCGGTCTGGTCCACTGGGACGACCTGCCCGCCCCGGAGCGGCAGCGGCTGCGGACGTACTTCCGGGAGCAGATCTTTCCGGTGCTCACCCCGCTCGCCGTCGACCCGGCGCACCCGTTCCCGTACATCTCCAGCCGATCGCTCAACCTCGCCGTGGTGGTCCGCGACTCCGACGCCGGTTCGGAACTCTTCGCCCGGGTCAAGGTGCCCAACAACGTGCCGCGGTTCGTCCGGGTCGAGCGGGACGCCCCGGGTAGCCGGTTCCTGCCGCTGGAGGACCTGATCGCGGTCCACCTCGACCAGCTCTTCTCCGGCATGCAGGTGGTCGAGTGCCACCTGTTCCGGATCACCCGCAACGCCGAGGTGGAGGTCGACGAGGACCGCGACGAGGACCTGCTCCAGGCCCTGGAGCGGGAGCTGGCCCGGCGCCGGTTCGGCCCGCCGGTACGCCTGGAGGTGGCCGCCTCGGTCTCCGACCACGTCCTCGACCTGCTGGTCCGGGAACTCGACATGGACAGCCAGGACGTGCTGCGGGTGCCGGCGCTGCTCGACCTGTCGTCGCTGTGGCAGGTCTACAACGAGTGCGACCGGCCCGATCTGAAGTATCCGCCGTTCGTGCCGGCCACCCATCCCCGGCTGGTCGAGGGCGAGGTGCCGCGCAGCGTCTTCGCCACCCTGCGCGACGGCGACGTCCTGCTGCACCACCCGTACCACTCGTTCTCCACCAGCGTGCAGCGGTTCATCGAGCAGGCCGCCGCCGACCCGAACGTGCTGGCCATCAAGCAGACCCTCTACCGGACCAGCGGCGACTCCCCGATCGTGGACGCGCTGATCGACGCCGCCGCCGCCGGCAAGCAGGTGGTGGTGCTGGTGGAGATCAAGGCCCGGTTCGACGAGGTGGCCAACATCGGCTGGGCCCGGGTGCTGGAGCGGGCCGGCTGCCACGTGGTCTACGGCCTGGTCGGGCTCAAGACGCACTGCAAGACCGCCCTGGTGGTCCGGCGGGAGGGCAACCAGATCCGCCGCTACTGCCACATCGGCACCGGCAACTACCACCCGAAGACCGCTCGGCTCTACGAGGACTTCGGCATGCTCACGGCCGACCCGGAGGTGGGCGCCGACCTCACCGACCTGTTCAACGTGCTGACCGGGTACAGCCGGCAGACCTCGTACCGGCGGTTGCTGGTGGCGCCGCAGGGCATCCGGAGCGGCCTGATCGAACGGATCGAGCGGGAGATCGGGCAGGTCGAGCGGGGCGTACCGGGTCTGGTCCAGTTCAAGGTCAACTCGCTGGTGGACGAGGCGATCGTCGACGCGCTCTACCGGGCGTCGCGGGCCGGGGTGCACGTCGACCTGCTGATCCGGGGGATGTGCACGCTCCGGCCGGGTGTACCGGGGCTGTCGGAGAACATCCGGGTGCGGTCGATCCTGGGCCGGTTCCTCGAACACTCCCGGGTGTTCCGGTTCGGCAGTGGCGGCCCGGACGACGGCGTCGAGTTCTGGATCGGTTCGGCCGACCTGATGCACCGCAACCTCGACCGCCGGGTGGAGGCGCTCGTGCAGGTCGCCGATCCGGTCGCCCGAGCCGAGCTCGACGAGCTGCTGACGATCTCGATGGGTGACCAGATCGACGCGTTCGAGCTGGCCGGGGACGGCAGTTGGACCCGCCGCACCGGCAGCCCGGACCGGCCGATGATCCACCTCCAGGAGGCGCTGCTGCGCCGGTTCTCCGGGCGCGCCAAGTGA
- a CDS encoding cold-shock protein, protein MQGTVATYDPETRTGTLLLDDGATVTFPAAAFDASGLRLLRLGQRVRLEHDAAGTLVRITLPTFQ, encoded by the coding sequence ATGCAGGGCACGGTGGCCACCTACGACCCGGAGACCCGGACCGGCACGCTGCTGCTCGATGACGGGGCCACGGTCACCTTCCCGGCCGCCGCGTTCGACGCCTCCGGCCTGCGGCTGCTCCGGCTGGGTCAACGGGTACGCCTCGAACACGACGCGGCCGGAACGCTGGTTCGGATAACGCTGCCCACCTTCCAGTGA